The nucleotide window ATTCCATGCTGGAGCGATTCATGCCCCAGAGGAATGCGGGGTTAACAGATTAGAGGAGACAAAACAATGAGTTGGGATTATCTATCGACCATTTTAAAACCTATGCTAGAGGGTGCGCAGACCACCATTTTCATGTTCTTACTCGCCATTGTGCTCTCTGTACCGCTTGGATTTGCGGTCACGCTTGCGATGAGAAGCCAGATTAAACTGCTGGCGTGGATTGCCCATACGTATGTATATGTGATGCGAGGAACACCGCTGCTGCTGCAAATTCTATTTTTCTGCTTCGGTTTACCGTTGCTTCCGGTGATTGGAGAATATTTGGTGTTTGATCGTTTTGTTGCAGCGGGGATTGCGTTCATCCTAAACTATGCGGCGTACTTCGCTGAAATCTTCAGGGGCGGACTGCTTTCCATTGATAAAGGGCAACATGAGGCAGCGAAGGTACTTGGGTTAACAAAGTGGCAAACGATGACTAAAGTCATTATTCCTCAGATGATTCGTGTAGTATTGCCCGCAACGGCCAATGAGTCCATTACGCTCATCAAGGATACAGCACTACTCTATGCCGTGGCTGTACCTGAGCTGTTGTATTATGCCCAAGCGGCAGTGAATCGCGACTTGCAGCTGATCCCTTTCTTCGTGGCAGCGGTTATGTATCTGCTCATGACACTTGTACTCACGGTGCTGTTTAAGGCACTCGAGAAGCGGTTTTCATTTGAATAAATTAAATCTGATCAATCAAAGGACTGTCTGCATATGACACATATAATAGAAGTAAATCAGTTGAGAAAATCATTCGGTACACTTGATGTGCTGAAACAGGTATCCTTTAAGGTGGAACCAGGAGAAGTAATTGCCGTCATCGGGCCTTCTGGTTCGGGGAAAAGTACGATGCTGCGCAGCCTGATTCATCTGGAGGATATTTCGGGCGGAACGATTCGCATTCAGGATCAGACGTTGGTCGATAATGGTCGTTACGCGGGTGCCGCAGATATTCGCAAGATGACGGATCGTATGGGTATGGTGTTCCAGCATTTCAACTTGTTCCCGCATCTTACCGTTCAGGACAATCTGGAACTCGCACCGAAGACTTTGAAAAAAGAAAGCTCAAATGTCATTCGATATCGTAGTCTGGAACTACTCAGCAAAGTAGGGCTGTCGGACAAGGCCGATACCTATCCGGCGAATCTTTCCGGAGGACAGAAACAGCGTGTTGCCATTGCTCGGGCACTGATGATGCAGCCGGACATTCTCCTGTTCGATGAACCTACGTCGGCACTAGATCCGGAGCTGACCGGGGAAGTGTTACGCGTAATCAAACAGCTGGCACAGGAAAACATGACGATGATGATTGTCACGCATGAGATGGGCTTCGCCCGTGACGTTGCGGATCGCGTATTCTTCATGGATAACGGGGAAATCGCAGAGGCGGGACCGCCAGAACAAATCTTCGGCAATCCAAAGCTTGCACGTACCCGGACATTT belongs to Paenibacillus sp. FSL H8-0079 and includes:
- a CDS encoding amino acid ABC transporter permease is translated as MSWDYLSTILKPMLEGAQTTIFMFLLAIVLSVPLGFAVTLAMRSQIKLLAWIAHTYVYVMRGTPLLLQILFFCFGLPLLPVIGEYLVFDRFVAAGIAFILNYAAYFAEIFRGGLLSIDKGQHEAAKVLGLTKWQTMTKVIIPQMIRVVLPATANESITLIKDTALLYAVAVPELLYYAQAAVNRDLQLIPFFVAAVMYLLMTLVLTVLFKALEKRFSFE
- a CDS encoding amino acid ABC transporter ATP-binding protein: MTHIIEVNQLRKSFGTLDVLKQVSFKVEPGEVIAVIGPSGSGKSTMLRSLIHLEDISGGTIRIQDQTLVDNGRYAGAADIRKMTDRMGMVFQHFNLFPHLTVQDNLELAPKTLKKESSNVIRYRSLELLSKVGLSDKADTYPANLSGGQKQRVAIARALMMQPDILLFDEPTSALDPELTGEVLRVIKQLAQENMTMMIVTHEMGFARDVADRVFFMDNGEIAEAGPPEQIFGNPKLARTRTFLQRVEVER